The window CGGCGACCGTTCTCGCCGTGGTGTGCGCGGCCGCCGCGATGCAGCTCCCGGTGCGGGTCACCGGCTGGCTCTGCATCGCTGACAACATGCCGTCGGGTCGGGCCACCCGCCCGGGTGATGTGCTCCGGATGCTGGACGGGCAGACCGTCGAGGTGACCAACACCGACGCCGAAGGGCGTCTTGTGCTCGCCGATGGTCTGGTGGCGGCGAGCCGCGAGCACCCCGATCTGGTGGTCGACATCGCGACCCTCACCGGCGCGGTGACCGTGGCGCTCGGCACCCGCCACACCGGAGTGATGGGCGACGACGACGCGGTCGCGGGCTACCTCGCCGCGGCGGAACGCACCGCCGAACTCGCGTGGCGTCTCCCCCTGCCCGAGCACATGCGCGACGAGCTCGACTCCCCCATCGCCGACCTCCAGAACGCCAAGATGGGCGACCCTGCGGGCGGCACGATGTTCGCGGGTCTCTTCCTGGAGCGGTTCGTCGGGCGCGTGTCGGACGACGCGGATGCTGCGCGGATCCCCTGGCTGCACCTCGACATCGCCGGGGTCGGCATGAACAAGGGCGGCGCCTTCGGCTTCACAGACAAAGGAGTGACCGGGGCGGCGACGAGATCGCTCATCGAACTCCTCGCCGCAGAGGCCCAGCGGTGACCGACCACACGGCGGATCTCGTGATCCTCGGCGGAGGCAGCGGCGGTTACGCCGCGGCCCTCCGCGCGGCGGAACTCGGAGCCTCTGTCGTGATCGTCGAGAAGGACAAGCTGGGCGGCACCTGCCTGCATCGGGGCTGCATCCCGACCAAGGCGCTGCTGCACGCGGGCGAGGTCGCCGACACCGCGCGCGACGCGGCATCCGTGGGGGTGCACGTTCACCTCGACCGCGTCGATGCTGCCGGCGTGCGCGAGTACCGCCAGGGCGTCGTCGCCAAGAAGTACAAGGGTCTCCAGGGTCTGATCGGCGCTCGGGGCATCACCGTCGTCTCCGGCGAGGGCGTTCTCGTCGAGGGGCCGGCGGTGCGCGTCGGCGACGACGTCTACCGCGGCCGGGATGTGATCCTCGCCACGGGTTCGTACAGCCGGACGCTGCCCGGTCTGACGGTCGAAGGGCGCGTGCTCACCAGCGAGCACGCGCTCGAACTCGACGTGATCCCCGACCACGTCGTCGTTCTCGGCGGCGGGGTCATCGGTGTCGAATTCGCCAGCGCGTGGCGCTCGCTCGGGGCCGAGGTCACCATCGTCGAAGCCCTCGACCGCCTCCTCCCGACCGAGGATGCGACGTCGAGCAAGGCGCTCGAGCGCGCGTTCCGCAAGCGCGGCATCGTCGCGCGGACGGGCGTGCGATTCGACTCGCTCGCGCAGACGGCCGATTCCGTCACCGTGCGGCTGGAGGAGGGGACCGAACTGGTCGCCGACTACGTGCTGGTGGCGGTCGGCCGCGCCGCGGCGACGGAGGGCCTCGGGTACGAGGAGGCCGGCGTCGTGCTCGACCGGGGGTTCGTGCAGACGGACGAGCGGCTCCGCACCGACGTCCCGCACGTCTGGGCCGTCGGTGACATCGTGGTGGGCCCGCAGCTCGCGCACCGCAGCTTCCAGCAGGGCATCTTCGTCGCCGAGGAGATCGCGGGACGTGCGCCGGTTCTCATCCCGGACGAGCAGATTCCTCGCGTCGCCTATTCGCGACCGGAAGTCGCGTCGGTGGGCGTCACGGAGGCCGACGCCGTCGCCGCGCACGGCGCCGACGCCGTCGTGGCGTACGAGTACAACCTGGCGGGCAACGCCAAGAGCGAGATCCTCGGCACGACCGGTGTCGTGAAGATCGTTCGCAAGAAAGACGGCCCGATCCTCGGTGCGCACCTCGTCGGCGATCGCGTCGGCGAGCTCATCACCGAGGCGCAGCTAGCGATCGGCTGGGAAGCGCATCCAGAAGACATCGCACCGTTCATCCACGCACACCCCACGCAGAGCGAAGCCCTCGGAGAAGCGTTCCTCGCTCTCGCGGGCAAACCGCTGCACACGCTCTGACGCATTCCGCGTCACTAAGCTAGAACCACTTACGGTTTTGAAGGAGACAAGC is drawn from Microbacterium hatanonis and contains these coding sequences:
- the lpdA gene encoding dihydrolipoyl dehydrogenase; the protein is MTDHTADLVILGGGSGGYAAALRAAELGASVVIVEKDKLGGTCLHRGCIPTKALLHAGEVADTARDAASVGVHVHLDRVDAAGVREYRQGVVAKKYKGLQGLIGARGITVVSGEGVLVEGPAVRVGDDVYRGRDVILATGSYSRTLPGLTVEGRVLTSEHALELDVIPDHVVVLGGGVIGVEFASAWRSLGAEVTIVEALDRLLPTEDATSSKALERAFRKRGIVARTGVRFDSLAQTADSVTVRLEEGTELVADYVLVAVGRAAATEGLGYEEAGVVLDRGFVQTDERLRTDVPHVWAVGDIVVGPQLAHRSFQQGIFVAEEIAGRAPVLIPDEQIPRVAYSRPEVASVGVTEADAVAAHGADAVVAYEYNLAGNAKSEILGTTGVVKIVRKKDGPILGAHLVGDRVGELITEAQLAIGWEAHPEDIAPFIHAHPTQSEALGEAFLALAGKPLHTL